One genomic segment of Drosophila melanogaster chromosome 3R includes these proteins:
- the PGRP-LB gene encoding peptidoglycan recognition protein LB, isoform D, which yields MGDKVSGSVSTSGPTSLAILMDSEQLEQQQLATSCGYSQHMQQANLGDGVATARLLSRSDWGARLPKSVEHFQGPAPYVIIHHSYMPAVCYSTPDCMKSMRDMQDFHQLERGWNDIGYSFGIGGDGMIYTGRGFNVIGAHAPKYNDKSVGIVLIGDWRTELPPKQMLDAAKNLIAFGVFKGYIDPAYKLLGHRQVRDTECPGGRLFAEISSWPHFTHINDTEGVSSTTAPVVPHVHPQAAAPQKPHQSPPAAPKV from the exons ATGGGCGACAAGGTGTCTGGATCCGTCTCCACTTCTGGCCCAACTTCCTTGGCAATCCTCATGGACTCGGAGCAATtggagcagcaacagctggcCACAAGTTGTG GCTATAGTCAGCACATGCAGCAGGCGAATCTGGGCGACGGTGTGGCCACCGCCCGCCTGCTGTCCCGATCCGACTGGGGTGCCCGGCTGCCCAAGTCCGTGGAGCACTTCCAGGGTCCCGCGCCCTACGTCATCATCCATCACTCGTACATGCCGGCCGTGTGCTACTCCACTCCGGACTGCATGAAGAGCATGCGGGACATGCAGGACTTCCATCAGCTGGAGCGCGGATGGAACGATATTGGTTATAGCTTTGGCATCGGCGGCGATGGCATGATTTACACCGGCAGGGGATTCAATGTCATCGGAGCTCATGCACCCAAGTACAATGACAAGAGCGTGGGCATTGTGCTGATCGGAGATTGGAGAA CCGAACTGCCGCCCAAGCAGATGCTGGATGCGGCCAAGAACCTGATCGCCTTTGGCGTTTTCAAGGGCTACATTGACCCTGCCTACAAGCTGCTGGGCCACCGACAGGTGCGGGATACCGAGTGTCCTGGCGGCCGCCTGTTCGCCGAGATCTCCAGCTGGCCGCACTTTACCCACATAAACGACACCGAAGGCGTCAGCAGCACCACGGCGCCCGTCGTGCCCCACGTCCATCCACAGGCGGCAGCACCACAAAAGCCGCACCAATCCCCGCCAGCTGCGCCCAAGGTCTAG
- the PGRP-LB gene encoding peptidoglycan recognition protein LB, isoform C: MTALGLVLLSMMGYSQHMQQANLGDGVATARLLSRSDWGARLPKSVEHFQGPAPYVIIHHSYMPAVCYSTPDCMKSMRDMQDFHQLERGWNDIGYSFGIGGDGMIYTGRGFNVIGAHAPKYNDKSVGIVLIGDWRTELPPKQMLDAAKNLIAFGVFKGYIDPAYKLLGHRQVRDTECPGGRLFAEISSWPHFTHINDTEGVSSTTAPVVPHVHPQAAAPQKPHQSPPAAPKV; the protein is encoded by the exons ATGACAGCACTGGGATTAGTTCTGCTATCGATGATGG GCTATAGTCAGCACATGCAGCAGGCGAATCTGGGCGACGGTGTGGCCACCGCCCGCCTGCTGTCCCGATCCGACTGGGGTGCCCGGCTGCCCAAGTCCGTGGAGCACTTCCAGGGTCCCGCGCCCTACGTCATCATCCATCACTCGTACATGCCGGCCGTGTGCTACTCCACTCCGGACTGCATGAAGAGCATGCGGGACATGCAGGACTTCCATCAGCTGGAGCGCGGATGGAACGATATTGGTTATAGCTTTGGCATCGGCGGCGATGGCATGATTTACACCGGCAGGGGATTCAATGTCATCGGAGCTCATGCACCCAAGTACAATGACAAGAGCGTGGGCATTGTGCTGATCGGAGATTGGAGAA CCGAACTGCCGCCCAAGCAGATGCTGGATGCGGCCAAGAACCTGATCGCCTTTGGCGTTTTCAAGGGCTACATTGACCCTGCCTACAAGCTGCTGGGCCACCGACAGGTGCGGGATACCGAGTGTCCTGGCGGCCGCCTGTTCGCCGAGATCTCCAGCTGGCCGCACTTTACCCACATAAACGACACCGAAGGCGTCAGCAGCACCACGGCGCCCGTCGTGCCCCACGTCCATCCACAGGCGGCAGCACCACAAAAGCCGCACCAATCCCCGCCAGCTGCGCCCAAGGTCTAG
- the PGRP-LB gene encoding peptidoglycan recognition protein LB, isoform A, with protein MQQANLGDGVATARLLSRSDWGARLPKSVEHFQGPAPYVIIHHSYMPAVCYSTPDCMKSMRDMQDFHQLERGWNDIGYSFGIGGDGMIYTGRGFNVIGAHAPKYNDKSVGIVLIGDWRTELPPKQMLDAAKNLIAFGVFKGYIDPAYKLLGHRQVRDTECPGGRLFAEISSWPHFTHINDTEGVSSTTAPVVPHVHPQAAAPQKPHQSPPAAPKV; from the exons ATGCAGCAGGCGAATCTGGGCGACGGTGTGGCCACCGCCCGCCTGCTGTCCCGATCCGACTGGGGTGCCCGGCTGCCCAAGTCCGTGGAGCACTTCCAGGGTCCCGCGCCCTACGTCATCATCCATCACTCGTACATGCCGGCCGTGTGCTACTCCACTCCGGACTGCATGAAGAGCATGCGGGACATGCAGGACTTCCATCAGCTGGAGCGCGGATGGAACGATATTGGTTATAGCTTTGGCATCGGCGGCGATGGCATGATTTACACCGGCAGGGGATTCAATGTCATCGGAGCTCATGCACCCAAGTACAATGACAAGAGCGTGGGCATTGTGCTGATCGGAGATTGGAGAA CCGAACTGCCGCCCAAGCAGATGCTGGATGCGGCCAAGAACCTGATCGCCTTTGGCGTTTTCAAGGGCTACATTGACCCTGCCTACAAGCTGCTGGGCCACCGACAGGTGCGGGATACCGAGTGTCCTGGCGGCCGCCTGTTCGCCGAGATCTCCAGCTGGCCGCACTTTACCCACATAAACGACACCGAAGGCGTCAGCAGCACCACGGCGCCCGTCGTGCCCCACGTCCATCCACAGGCGGCAGCACCACAAAAGCCGCACCAATCCCCGCCAGCTGCGCCCAAGGTCTAG